Proteins encoded together in one Terriglobus saanensis SP1PR4 window:
- a CDS encoding sensor histidine kinase, with translation MRSIARIIFFAVLLFQPSAIAVCPASSTPRTITDVSHFSWTAKDGAPPEVDSLAQTKDGYLWIGTSLGLYRFDGVRFTPYPASAANPSLPSRAISAIAAGDQGGLWIGYVYAGISHLYGNTLVNYPLPSSVRGGTSIQALSCCRQDSVWALVGNTILRLHASQWEDFGALNGLPAEAHFAMFFDREGNLWVSARNNVYVLRVGGHRFSKVNVRVYSVTQFAQTKDGTLWTSDAWRGVRPLFSTCKKPEVEMKVTANMVIDPEDNIWLGKDYTGVSRVTSNLVGCSTRTPQQQFRTSEGLTSNVTHALFRDRDGNIWIGTERGIDRLRPRMFTLLEGKTFNFYPALAATPAGALWIGTHEEGLIHVSERGIVPLGRRHPSSPLAVDAAGGLWLGDAHDHKLHHYSSRGLHDREVPGPKEAQNAAVQGIVVKADGFLLGAFEGHGLWSYSKDWKRVSEEGLTNETPSSLVQIGDSTWIGYSNDRLVQLVGHQTRFFAPSDGLRVGAVLSIVEDQDRIWISGTDGVAFLKQDKFLPLHLLRADLTEGVSGIVFDESGNLWLNGGLGVVRVLKSELDLAMQEPKYFASAVLYGEADGIVGSPAQVKPVPSAIKDGRGRLWFATAGNLVYLSPDFMSQPRPLPSVTMQSVFVNGQTVSSYGNQHRLVLPGGRDNRIEFNFAAVDLNTPSQVSYRFKLEGEDKEWQNAGTNRQAVYARLKPGAYRFRVAATNGEDKWSEAVPALLFNVKPAFYQTKGFIILCALVGVGFLWFVYLLRIRYVTARIRDRLEQRSTERLRIARELHDTLLQSIHGLMLRFHYVAESISETDPSREMLCEALERADDLIVEGRNQVQDLRGEGESERSLQEALMRLVEKFRLGAYPEIDITEEGSGKLRPVVQEEIRKVCREALINALNHAKATRIGIDIIHAHGFFEVKISDDGIGIQSEVLREWGGRGHWGLKGMSERAKAIGGVLRIRTKTPSGTEVSVRLRSSAAYLVTHPITSFLKKISERIKATLKDIR, from the coding sequence GTGCGCAGCATTGCTCGCATTATTTTTTTCGCTGTCCTTTTGTTCCAGCCTTCGGCGATCGCTGTCTGTCCCGCTTCTTCCACTCCGAGAACGATTACGGATGTTTCACATTTCAGTTGGACAGCGAAGGATGGAGCCCCACCAGAGGTCGATAGCTTAGCCCAGACGAAAGATGGCTATCTCTGGATTGGGACTTCGTTGGGCCTCTATCGTTTCGATGGTGTTCGATTCACACCGTACCCTGCCTCGGCCGCGAATCCTTCCCTTCCAAGTCGTGCGATCTCTGCGATTGCAGCAGGCGATCAAGGTGGTCTGTGGATTGGTTATGTCTATGCAGGCATCTCTCACCTGTATGGCAATACCCTTGTCAATTACCCTCTTCCGTCGAGCGTTCGTGGAGGAACTAGTATTCAAGCGCTCTCTTGCTGCAGGCAGGATTCAGTATGGGCGTTGGTCGGTAACACCATACTTCGATTGCATGCATCGCAGTGGGAAGATTTTGGTGCACTCAACGGTCTTCCCGCGGAGGCCCATTTCGCCATGTTTTTTGATCGCGAAGGTAATTTGTGGGTTTCAGCGCGTAACAACGTTTATGTTTTGCGAGTTGGCGGGCATCGTTTTTCGAAGGTTAATGTTCGTGTGTATTCGGTCACGCAATTCGCCCAGACGAAAGACGGGACGCTATGGACCAGCGATGCCTGGCGTGGAGTAAGACCGCTGTTTTCCACGTGCAAGAAGCCGGAAGTAGAGATGAAGGTCACGGCGAACATGGTGATCGATCCGGAGGACAACATCTGGTTAGGCAAAGACTATACGGGTGTATCGCGCGTTACATCTAACTTAGTCGGATGTTCGACGCGGACTCCTCAACAACAATTTCGGACGAGTGAAGGCCTTACGTCGAATGTTACGCATGCCCTTTTCAGAGATCGAGACGGAAACATCTGGATCGGAACAGAGCGGGGCATCGACCGCCTACGACCTCGCATGTTCACTCTTTTAGAGGGTAAGACGTTTAACTTCTACCCTGCCCTCGCCGCAACTCCAGCGGGTGCGCTTTGGATCGGAACCCACGAAGAGGGCCTTATTCATGTTAGTGAGAGGGGGATTGTTCCTCTCGGGAGAAGGCATCCCAGTAGTCCTCTTGCGGTTGATGCCGCAGGGGGACTCTGGTTGGGTGACGCGCACGACCATAAGCTGCATCACTACAGCTCACGTGGTTTACATGACAGGGAAGTACCGGGACCCAAAGAAGCCCAGAATGCCGCCGTTCAGGGTATCGTCGTCAAGGCCGATGGGTTCCTTCTTGGGGCCTTCGAAGGACATGGTCTCTGGTCGTATTCGAAGGATTGGAAGAGGGTCTCCGAGGAAGGGCTTACCAACGAGACACCTTCGTCTCTGGTGCAAATTGGAGATTCAACATGGATCGGCTATTCGAACGACCGGCTGGTGCAACTGGTTGGTCACCAGACACGGTTTTTTGCTCCTTCCGACGGTCTTAGGGTTGGCGCGGTGCTATCGATTGTTGAAGACCAAGATAGGATTTGGATCAGCGGCACGGATGGCGTGGCCTTTCTCAAGCAGGATAAATTTCTTCCTCTCCATCTTCTAAGAGCAGATCTCACAGAAGGTGTTTCCGGTATCGTCTTCGACGAGAGCGGAAATCTTTGGCTCAACGGAGGATTGGGCGTTGTGCGGGTACTGAAGAGTGAGTTAGACCTTGCCATGCAGGAGCCCAAATATTTTGCAAGTGCTGTGCTCTATGGAGAGGCCGATGGCATTGTGGGTTCACCCGCCCAGGTGAAGCCTGTTCCCTCGGCAATCAAGGATGGGCGCGGTCGTCTCTGGTTTGCAACCGCAGGCAATCTTGTCTATCTATCCCCCGATTTTATGTCGCAGCCTCGCCCTTTGCCGTCCGTTACGATGCAGTCCGTCTTCGTGAACGGACAAACAGTTTCCAGCTACGGGAATCAACACAGGCTGGTACTTCCAGGTGGTAGAGATAATCGCATCGAGTTCAATTTTGCCGCAGTCGACCTGAATACGCCGTCGCAGGTCTCGTATCGATTCAAGCTCGAAGGGGAAGACAAAGAATGGCAAAATGCTGGAACAAATCGACAGGCGGTCTATGCAAGGTTAAAGCCGGGCGCGTATAGATTTCGGGTTGCCGCAACCAATGGGGAAGACAAATGGAGTGAAGCCGTACCGGCTCTCCTCTTCAATGTGAAGCCAGCGTTTTATCAAACGAAGGGCTTTATTATTCTGTGTGCTTTAGTCGGAGTCGGATTCTTATGGTTTGTCTATCTTCTCCGGATTCGCTATGTTACGGCTCGGATTCGGGACAGGCTTGAGCAAAGGTCTACGGAACGACTTCGCATTGCACGTGAACTTCACGACACTCTGCTTCAATCTATCCACGGACTCATGCTCCGGTTTCATTATGTAGCGGAGTCTATCTCCGAAACAGACCCGTCGCGCGAGATGCTGTGTGAGGCATTGGAGCGGGCTGACGATTTAATCGTCGAGGGAAGAAATCAAGTTCAAGACTTGAGAGGCGAAGGAGAGAGTGAGCGATCGCTGCAGGAAGCTCTCATGCGATTGGTGGAGAAATTTCGTCTTGGCGCCTATCCCGAGATTGACATTACGGAAGAAGGATCGGGCAAGCTTCGGCCTGTGGTGCAAGAGGAGATAAGAAAGGTCTGTCGCGAGGCACTGATTAATGCGTTGAATCACGCCAAGGCTACACGGATCGGGATAGATATTATTCACGCGCACGGATTCTTCGAGGTTAAAATTTCCGACGATGGAATTGGCATTCAAAGCGAAGTCCTCAGAGAATGGGGCGGCCGCGGACACTGGGGATTGAAAGGCATGTCCGAGCGCGCGAAAGCAATTGGGGGAGTCTTGCGCATTCGCACGAAGACACCATCCGGCACGGAGGTAAGCGTGCGCCTTCGTTCTTCGGCTGCGTACCTCGTGACCCATCCGATTACTTCTTTCCTCAAAAAGATATCCGAGCGTATTAAGGCCACCTTGAAAGACATTCGCTAA
- a CDS encoding RHS repeat-associated core domain-containing protein has translation MTDHLGTQVGSMLADGTFVNPMDYKPFGQVLAGNTSDPYLFTGKERDGESGLDYFGARYYASNMGRWMSPDWRVNIQPVPYASLDDPQSLNLYMYVRNNPLSGFDPDGHNWFTDFLNGLADSTYRPIVHIVEHPIATAQGVGAAVAHPIVTGRAIGTAVKDTVVAAAHGDGRAIGQIVGTVGTAIAGGAISRGAGIAGEAGAEAGGFVGGTTSVTTEETYAARLAEAQEAYPNKAGTIENHHIAPKYLGGAASGPTIPLDGAYHQMITNEFRNLAPYGTGPVSPQQMQNLQDSVYSKFPLPPGSN, from the coding sequence ATGACCGATCACCTGGGGACGCAGGTCGGAAGCATGCTGGCCGATGGCACCTTCGTGAATCCCATGGACTACAAGCCCTTCGGGCAGGTCTTAGCGGGCAATACCAGTGATCCTTATCTGTTTACCGGCAAAGAAAGGGATGGAGAGTCAGGGTTGGATTACTTCGGGGCCAGGTACTACGCCAGCAATATGGGAAGGTGGATGAGCCCCGATTGGAGAGTAAATATACAACCAGTTCCGTATGCAAGTTTGGACGATCCGCAGTCCCTAAACTTGTATATGTATGTACGAAACAATCCACTTAGCGGATTCGATCCTGATGGCCACAATTGGTTCACGGACTTCTTAAACGGGCTAGCCGATTCGACATATAGACCCATTGTGCATATCGTTGAACATCCTATCGCAACGGCACAGGGAGTAGGCGCTGCTGTGGCTCATCCCATCGTGACAGGCAGAGCCATAGGGACAGCCGTGAAAGACACGGTCGTAGCGGCCGCTCATGGAGACGGTAGAGCGATAGGACAAATCGTCGGAACAGTAGGCACAGCAATCGCAGGTGGCGCTATCTCGAGAGGTGCAGGCATCGCTGGTGAAGCAGGTGCAGAGGCTGGAGGTTTTGTTGGTGGAACGACCTCAGTCACAACCGAAGAAACTTATGCGGCCCGGTTAGCTGAAGCTCAGGAGGCCTACCCCAACAAAGCTGGCACTATCGAGAATCATCACATTGCGCCAAAGTACCTCGGGGGTGCCGCTAGTGGGCCTACGATACCTCTTGATGGTGCTTATCATCAGATGATCACAAACGAGTTCCGAAATCTTGCTCCTTACGGTACTGGACCTGTTTCTCCTCAACAAATGCAGAATCTTCAGGATTCTGTTTATTCGAAATTTCCTCTTCCACCAGGATCAAACTAG
- a CDS encoding phage head spike fiber domain-containing protein has product MKNPVLTLFFCFCLCARSQSPSTQITPSNDTGTSQPGSYSAPLGSVNLTNGNLSLSIPLLSLPFRGEAGFALALQYDSKIWQSRFTINQTDATVSWVYEQPGAAVGAMGWHLNLPYLSPPKLVSDDQGNLTSLGEEILTMPDGSKFSIAAAQSGLDAEDGSGAHMEFTPGSPWTSGPTNITVRLANGLQIHFPTAGSVADRITDRNGNYLSIVNNVITDSAGHQITLHPHTGGQYSYYDQVFYSDSNGMQQHIDFTVQSHTFFTTTPDCHAPNFNTNNNGVACPFTYPLPANNTCNTGVCYQSIHNTQPNLNVPYPMLTSVKFPDNSTYAFEYNEYGEITKVSYPTGGYSQYGYVLMAHGETYWYDGELLNTDFREVSWQSMCPSSTGSCAAADIERTDFAPVLGGNPNQAVPQASARANSQNTVTVTKNGAILAKSVHNYVDPTAESMGYESPLETSQVNFDTDGATALTATRTQYIFYPNNFALPSKVTTYLCSGASSLSATTTLEYASMDHRVMRPIALPYWSQTPNSVSLPIAAAVSTKAEYGFVSRSDCGASDPPASSYGSLLRREVASYGLSDSNYLAARLLTLPMSSTIFDGAGSQVAATTNEYDVYAGTNHAALAVSSAANLTTAYGGTRRGNLTGVSRWVSGNSWVGSYRQYYDTGSIAADVDALGAATHYAYDSTYLAPTTITDALGHPASRSYYGSTGLLHTSTDLNSNVTTYAYDALQRPTTIQYPIGTTTIQRPSTTQIQTLIAQSSAANQETDTFLDGIGRTIESQHMDPDHHTCSGGVIHTTTSYRMLGQFASVSNPFCTPSDATYDLTLFTYDGAGRRTRTTHQGDGSYSGKSYSLNVADSFDEAGKHRQLTTDALGRLTDVYEPEGASSSPTMHTVYGYNALGDLLSVTQYGQTGDSARLRSFSYDGLSRLITATNPETGTICYGVWNGSNCINGYDANGNLANKTDARNVSVNYGYDALNRLIWKHYSDGTPPAAFGYDGFAEDGTTPVAGATNSIGRLSHSSNQINVAANYGYDAMGRQIREAVCVPSDCSYGKTVSAGYDLAGNLIDLTYPDGRKVHQTYDAAGRMAGVNYTAWNGVAKNQAYLTVAEPPGGYDAAGHVVSATFGNNVGFNASYDNRERVKTLAYGPSSTPFWSKQYGWTANSNLQSQTDLVAGVQRQFAYDNLNRLTAAQDIFWNVAGMGASGGTGSSSGSGTGTVSPPSAGGATPQWTDPDDSNVLLNPDMPGANGWGMGAEARSTITNGVAAPDGTMTASNLTANSNATDTLATDAVANPYLYSGETMTGSVWLRSPSGTRNIYLLLLQTGSAGFTAAASKLVTVTTTWQQFQLSGPTQSGLSSLYLQIGGSSSISNGATVSFWNPMVEDSGHSGATITNFLPYSQRFTGASWSPASATVTENAAQAPDGTNTAAVVTATSPTDSYITDTVANPAPYSGLPVTGSIWLRSASGPQSILLTLINFYGASGFTALGAKTVTVTSDWQRFEVGGINQTTLTELQLQVGGGLTFKSGQSIQIWGAQLELASSAGPYVATGGSAVSAGTNLTNLLPYSQQWNAASWGGTLNVLVTANAATAPDGSNTGIQGVAVSGQSDAWLINDVSHPSMYDGETITGSVFLRIPSGSRSINIYLAAENASGRTYLKTQTIQLTTDWKRFTMTGQLPTGLTRLFLQVGGANSLSSGQVVDVWGTQIEMASSAGPYVMTSALPVVAGKELVNILPSSQQTNGPGWGLANGSMVLNNAIAPDGTATATTITADPTTTDAYIGDAVPNPSLYDQQTVTGSVYLRAASGSLNINLYLTNVGENGWSAPSSKQVTVTTTWQRFSITGTNQNGLTGLFLQIGGGGSFSQSQSIQVWGAQMVIGTDPAPYTPTNSSTTQYATGTPGTLVTNGLNEAYAYDSFGNILQNNSFHATYDANNRMSGYSYDAAGNLLSNGVTNVMTWDAENRIRTVGGATYIYDAEGNRVEKQGVGVTDTIYFGGRPIA; this is encoded by the coding sequence GTGAAAAACCCTGTATTGACTCTGTTTTTCTGCTTCTGCCTGTGCGCACGCTCTCAATCTCCCTCCACTCAAATCACACCCTCGAACGATACGGGAACTTCTCAACCTGGTAGCTACTCCGCACCGCTCGGTTCGGTGAATCTCACCAATGGAAATTTGAGCCTGTCGATCCCTTTGCTCTCTCTTCCATTTCGGGGGGAAGCCGGATTCGCTTTGGCCTTACAGTACGACAGCAAAATCTGGCAATCCCGCTTCACGATCAATCAGACGGACGCTACCGTGAGTTGGGTCTACGAGCAGCCGGGCGCTGCCGTTGGAGCTATGGGGTGGCATCTCAACTTGCCGTATCTGAGCCCGCCCAAACTCGTTAGCGATGACCAGGGCAATCTGACCTCGCTTGGAGAAGAAATTCTCACGATGCCCGATGGAAGCAAGTTCTCCATTGCTGCGGCGCAGAGTGGGCTTGATGCGGAGGATGGCTCGGGGGCGCACATGGAGTTTACGCCCGGATCTCCCTGGACGAGCGGACCTACGAACATCACCGTTCGGCTTGCGAACGGATTGCAGATCCATTTCCCCACTGCAGGCTCTGTGGCGGATCGAATCACTGACCGCAACGGAAACTATCTCAGCATCGTAAATAACGTCATCACGGATTCTGCCGGACATCAGATCACTCTTCATCCTCACACGGGAGGTCAGTACTCTTACTACGATCAGGTGTTTTATTCGGATTCAAACGGGATGCAGCAACATATCGATTTCACTGTTCAGAGCCACACGTTCTTTACGACGACTCCGGACTGCCATGCCCCAAACTTCAATACGAATAACAATGGGGTCGCGTGCCCATTCACATATCCTCTTCCCGCAAATAACACGTGCAACACGGGCGTTTGTTACCAATCGATTCACAACACGCAACCAAATCTCAACGTTCCATACCCGATGTTGACGAGCGTTAAGTTTCCGGATAATTCCACCTACGCGTTCGAATACAACGAGTACGGCGAAATCACCAAAGTCTCTTACCCCACGGGTGGCTATTCGCAATACGGGTATGTCTTGATGGCGCACGGGGAAACATACTGGTACGACGGCGAGCTGTTGAATACCGACTTTAGAGAGGTCAGCTGGCAATCGATGTGTCCCAGTTCAACGGGCAGTTGTGCGGCAGCCGACATTGAGCGTACCGACTTCGCGCCGGTATTGGGTGGAAATCCCAATCAGGCTGTGCCGCAGGCTAGCGCCAGAGCAAACTCTCAGAACACGGTCACAGTGACGAAAAACGGCGCTATCCTGGCCAAGTCGGTCCATAACTACGTCGATCCGACGGCCGAGAGTATGGGTTACGAGAGCCCTCTGGAAACGTCTCAGGTCAACTTTGATACTGACGGCGCTACAGCCTTGACGGCAACCCGAACGCAGTACATTTTCTACCCAAACAACTTTGCTCTTCCTTCCAAGGTAACCACATACCTTTGCAGCGGAGCTTCGTCGCTGAGCGCTACGACAACGCTGGAGTATGCGTCCATGGATCACCGTGTGATGCGACCCATCGCGCTTCCGTATTGGAGTCAAACTCCTAATTCGGTTTCGCTGCCAATCGCTGCGGCTGTGTCCACTAAGGCGGAATATGGTTTTGTCTCCCGCTCGGATTGCGGCGCATCAGATCCTCCTGCAAGCAGCTACGGCTCGCTTTTACGTAGGGAAGTGGCTTCCTATGGTTTGAGCGATTCAAACTATCTCGCCGCCCGTCTATTAACTCTTCCGATGTCTTCGACGATCTTTGATGGCGCGGGATCGCAGGTCGCTGCCACTACAAACGAGTACGACGTCTATGCGGGAACGAACCATGCGGCTCTGGCAGTCTCTTCGGCTGCCAATCTCACTACCGCCTATGGGGGAACGCGAAGGGGAAATCTTACTGGCGTTTCCCGTTGGGTGTCAGGCAACTCCTGGGTCGGTAGTTACCGGCAGTACTATGACACGGGCTCAATCGCAGCTGACGTCGATGCTTTGGGCGCTGCGACTCACTATGCATACGACTCGACATACCTGGCTCCCACCACGATTACAGATGCGTTGGGGCATCCTGCGTCTCGCTCTTACTACGGATCTACCGGACTATTGCACACGTCGACAGACTTGAATTCGAATGTCACCACCTACGCGTACGACGCCCTGCAACGACCTACGACCATCCAGTATCCAATTGGCACCACGACCATTCAGAGACCGAGTACGACTCAGATTCAAACGCTCATAGCGCAGAGCAGTGCAGCGAATCAGGAAACCGATACTTTTCTGGATGGCATTGGACGCACAATCGAATCACAACATATGGACCCCGATCACCACACCTGCAGTGGCGGCGTCATCCATACGACAACCTCGTACAGAATGTTAGGACAGTTCGCAAGCGTCTCCAACCCATTCTGCACTCCATCTGACGCGACCTACGACCTCACCTTGTTTACCTACGACGGTGCCGGTCGACGCACCCGAACTACCCACCAAGGGGATGGAAGCTATTCAGGGAAAAGCTATAGCCTGAACGTTGCGGATTCTTTCGATGAAGCCGGAAAGCACAGGCAGCTAACGACAGATGCGCTGGGCAGGCTTACAGATGTGTACGAGCCGGAGGGCGCCTCCAGCAGCCCCACGATGCATACGGTGTACGGCTATAACGCGCTTGGAGATCTGCTGTCGGTAACGCAGTATGGGCAGACAGGTGATTCCGCGCGATTGCGTAGTTTTTCTTATGACGGATTATCTCGTTTGATCACCGCGACGAATCCGGAGACGGGGACGATTTGCTACGGCGTTTGGAATGGATCGAATTGCATCAATGGTTACGATGCGAACGGGAATCTCGCGAACAAGACGGATGCCCGGAACGTCTCTGTGAACTACGGCTACGACGCGTTGAATCGGCTGATTTGGAAGCACTATTCGGATGGAACGCCGCCTGCGGCTTTTGGCTATGACGGGTTTGCGGAGGACGGTACGACGCCCGTAGCGGGTGCAACGAACTCGATTGGACGGCTGTCTCACAGTTCAAATCAGATCAATGTAGCCGCCAACTACGGATACGATGCGATGGGACGGCAAATCAGGGAAGCCGTCTGTGTTCCGAGTGATTGTTCTTATGGGAAGACCGTTTCCGCAGGGTACGATCTTGCGGGGAATCTGATTGATTTGACGTATCCGGATGGGCGTAAGGTTCACCAGACCTACGACGCAGCGGGTAGGATGGCCGGAGTGAATTACACCGCTTGGAATGGTGTGGCGAAGAATCAGGCTTATCTGACAGTGGCTGAACCTCCCGGAGGCTATGACGCCGCAGGGCATGTGGTGAGCGCAACGTTTGGCAACAATGTCGGTTTCAATGCCAGCTATGACAATCGAGAGCGGGTGAAGACGTTGGCTTACGGACCATCGTCGACGCCCTTTTGGTCGAAGCAATATGGTTGGACAGCGAACAGCAACTTACAAAGCCAGACCGATCTTGTAGCGGGTGTTCAGCGGCAGTTTGCGTATGACAATCTCAATCGGCTGACGGCGGCGCAGGACATCTTCTGGAATGTTGCCGGAATGGGTGCATCGGGCGGGACAGGGAGTTCTTCCGGCAGCGGTACCGGCACTGTCAGTCCACCTTCGGCGGGCGGAGCTACGCCGCAATGGACCGATCCCGATGATTCGAATGTTCTGCTCAATCCGGACATGCCGGGAGCGAACGGCTGGGGGATGGGTGCCGAAGCCCGTTCCACGATCACCAATGGAGTGGCGGCTCCAGATGGAACGATGACCGCGTCCAATCTCACCGCCAACTCTAATGCAACGGATACATTAGCTACGGATGCTGTGGCGAATCCTTATCTTTACAGTGGTGAGACGATGACTGGATCAGTATGGCTGCGGTCGCCGTCGGGAACACGCAACATCTATCTCTTGCTGCTTCAAACGGGGTCTGCAGGATTTACCGCAGCAGCTTCGAAGCTCGTAACGGTGACTACAACTTGGCAACAATTCCAGCTAAGCGGACCGACGCAGAGTGGCCTTAGTTCTCTTTATCTGCAAATAGGCGGAAGCTCTTCGATCAGCAATGGTGCAACTGTTTCCTTTTGGAATCCAATGGTCGAAGATTCGGGCCATTCCGGCGCGACGATCACGAATTTTTTGCCCTATTCCCAGCGGTTCACCGGGGCGTCCTGGTCTCCCGCGTCGGCTACTGTCACGGAAAATGCGGCGCAAGCGCCCGACGGCACGAATACGGCAGCTGTAGTGACAGCCACGAGCCCGACCGACAGCTATATCACCGACACAGTAGCGAATCCAGCTCCGTACAGCGGTCTACCGGTTACTGGCTCGATATGGCTCCGATCCGCAAGCGGCCCTCAATCTATTTTGCTCACCCTTATCAATTTTTACGGGGCGAGCGGATTTACAGCATTGGGTGCCAAAACGGTTACCGTTACTTCAGATTGGCAGCGATTTGAAGTAGGGGGCATAAATCAAACCACCTTGACAGAACTTCAGTTACAGGTCGGCGGTGGCTTGACCTTCAAAAGTGGACAGAGCATTCAAATCTGGGGGGCTCAGCTGGAATTGGCTTCGAGCGCGGGGCCGTATGTGGCAACTGGTGGAAGCGCTGTAAGTGCAGGCACGAACCTCACAAATCTTTTGCCCTATTCGCAGCAATGGAACGCGGCGAGTTGGGGAGGAACACTGAATGTACTCGTTACGGCGAACGCTGCCACGGCCCCGGACGGATCGAACACTGGAATTCAAGGCGTCGCAGTAAGTGGACAGAGCGACGCGTGGTTGATCAACGATGTAAGCCATCCCTCGATGTATGACGGTGAGACCATCACCGGCTCTGTTTTTCTCCGAATACCGAGCGGTTCGCGATCCATCAACATTTACCTTGCGGCAGAAAACGCTTCAGGCCGCACCTATCTTAAAACACAAACGATCCAGTTAACTACGGACTGGAAGCGCTTCACCATGACAGGACAGCTTCCAACAGGTCTCACCCGCCTTTTCCTTCAGGTCGGGGGAGCGAACAGCCTCAGTTCTGGTCAAGTTGTCGATGTCTGGGGCACGCAGATAGAGATGGCTTCGTCCGCTGGTCCGTATGTGATGACGAGTGCCCTGCCTGTGGTCGCGGGAAAAGAGCTCGTCAATATCCTGCCTAGTTCCCAGCAGACGAATGGTCCTGGCTGGGGCTTGGCCAACGGATCCATGGTTCTCAATAATGCAATCGCTCCAGATGGCACCGCCACTGCAACCACCATTACAGCCGATCCGACGACAACGGATGCGTACATCGGCGATGCGGTTCCGAATCCCTCGCTTTACGACCAACAGACCGTTACCGGATCGGTGTATCTGCGGGCAGCCAGTGGCAGCCTGAACATCAATCTGTACCTAACGAATGTGGGAGAAAACGGATGGAGTGCTCCGTCCTCCAAGCAAGTGACCGTGACGACTACTTGGCAGAGGTTCTCGATTACTGGCACAAATCAAAATGGCCTTACCGGGCTTTTTCTCCAAATCGGTGGAGGAGGCTCGTTTAGCCAGAGTCAGAGCATACAGGTGTGGGGTGCGCAGATGGTGATCGGAACCGACCCCGCACCGTATACACCGACGAACAGTTCCACCACGCAGTATGCGACCGGGACACCGGGAACGCTGGTGACCAACGGGCTTAATGAGGCGTATGCGTATGATTCCTTCGGCAATATCCTGCAGAACAACAGCTTCCACGCGACCTACGACGCGAACAACCGGATGTCGGGCTACAGCTACGATGCGGCGGGCAACCTGCTGTCGAATGGCGTGACGAACGTCATGACGTGGGATGCGGAGAACCGCATCCGGACTGTGGGCGGGGCAACCTATATCTACGACGCCGAAGGCAATCGCGTGGAGAAGCAGGGAGTCGGCGTAACCGACACGATCTACTTCGGTGGCAGGCCGATCGCGTGA